From Caretta caretta isolate rCarCar2 chromosome 14, rCarCar1.hap1, whole genome shotgun sequence, the proteins below share one genomic window:
- the TTYH2 gene encoding protein tweety homolog 2 isoform X1, whose translation MALPAARADYLAPWWAAWLHRFPHVSLRLQPVPGAFRPQQPDYQQSLLFLGLVAAVCLGLNLLFLTIYLICLCGCKRGEESETKRPNSCCVTWTAVVAGLVCCAAVGIGFYGNSETNDGVYQLIYAIDNANHTLSGIDTLVSGTTVQMKVGLEQHLARLNEIFAMRGDYVQTLKFLQQMAGNIVRQLSGLPVWQHVSVDLTAVAGQVGYVEYYRWLSYLLLFILDLIICLIACLGLAKRSRCLLTMMLCCGLVTLILSWASLAVDTSAAVGTSDFCVAPDKFIMNLTRGDLRAEVVHYYLYCSQNLSNPFQQALTIYQRSLTTMQIQIQGLLQFAVPLFPTAEKDLLGIQQLLNSSETSLHQLTAMLDCRGLHKDYLDGLMGICYDGVEGLLYLALFSLLAATSFSTLICAMPRAWKHFADRDRDYDDIDEEDPFNPQARRIATHNPPRAQLRSFCSYSSSLGSQTSLHPPAQTISNAPVSEYMNQAALFGGNPRYENVPLIGRGSPPPTYSPSMRATYLSVNDEHIRPYGNEFPA comes from the exons TCCCTGCTGTTCCTGGGCCTGGTGGCTGCCGTCTGCCTCGGCCTCAACCTGCTCTTCCTCACCATCTACCTGATCTGCCTGTGCGGCTGCAAACGAGGCGAGGAGTCGGAGACCAAGCGGCCCAACTCCTGCTGCGTCACCTGGACGGCTGTCGTGGCTGGCCTCGTCTGCTG TGCTGCAGTCGGCATCGGCTTCTATGGGAACAGCGAGACCAACGATGGGGTGTACCAGCTGATCTATGCCATCGACAACGCCAACCACACCCTCTCCGGGATTGACACACTG GTCTCAGGCACCACGGTGCAGATgaaggtggggctggagcagcacctgGCTCGGCTGAACGAGATCTTTGCCATGCGGGGCGACTACGTGCAGACCCTGAAGTTCCTGCAGCAAATGGCTGGCAACATCGTCCGGCAGCTCTCAGGGCTGCCGGTCTGGCAGCACGTGAGCGTTGACCTGACTGCTGTGGCCGGCCAGGTGGGCTACGTGGAGTATTACAG GTGGCTCTCCTACCTCCTGCTCTTCATCCTGGACTTGATCATCTGCCTCATCGCCTGCTTGGGGCTGGCCAAGCGTTCCAGGTGCCTCCTCACCAT GATGTTGTGCTGTGGGCTGGTGACGCTCATCCTCAGCTGGGCCTCCCTGGCTGTGGACACCTCtgcggctgtg GGCACCAGTGACTTCTGCGTCGCCCCGGACAAGTTCATCATGAACCTAACTCGGGGCGATCTCCGTGCAG AAGTGGTTCACTATTACCTGTACTGCAGCCAGAACCTGAGCAACCCCTTCCAGCAG GCCCTGACCATCTACCAGCGCTCGCTCACCACCATGCAGATTCAGATCCAGGGCCTGCTGCAGTTTGCGGTGCCCCTCTTCCCCACGGCCGAG AAAGACCTGCTCGGAATCCAGCAGCTGCTGAACTCCTCCGAGACCAGCCTGCACCAGCTGACGGCCATGCTGGACTGCCGGGGCCTGCACAAG GATTACCTGGATGGGCTGATGGGCATCTGCTACGATGGGGTGGAGGGCTTGCTCTATCTGGCGTTGTTCTCCCTGCTGGCCGCCACGTCCTTCTCCACGCTCATCTGTGCCATGCCGCGGGCCTGGAAGCACTTCGCCGACAG GGATCGGGATTACGACGACATTGACGAGGAAGATCCCTTCAACCCGCAGGCCCGTCGCATCGCCACCCACAACCCCCCCCGCGCACAGCTCCGCAGCTTCTGCAGTTACAGCAGCAGTCTGGGCAGCCAGACCAGCCTGCACCCACCGGCACAGACCATCTCCAATGCCCCAGTGTCTGAGTACAT GAACCAAGCTGCACTCTTTGGTGGAAACCCACGCTATGAAAATGTCCCGTTGATTGGAAGAGGCTCTCCTCCCCCTACG TACTCTCCCAGCATGCGAGCCACGTATCTTTCTGTCAACGATGAGCATATAAGACCTTACGGCAACGAATTCCCAGCCTAA
- the TTYH2 gene encoding protein tweety homolog 2 isoform X2 codes for MALPAARADYLAPWWAAWLHRFPHVSLRLQPVPGAFRPQQPDYQQSLLFLGLVAAVCLGLNLLFLTIYLICLCGCKRGEESETKRPNSCCVTWTAVVAGLVCCAAVGIGFYGNSETNDGVYQLIYAIDNANHTLSGIDTLVSGTTVQMKVGLEQHLARLNEIFAMRGDYVQTLKFLQQMAGNIVRQLSGLPVWQHVSVDLTAVAGQVGYVEYYRWLSYLLLFILDLIICLIACLGLAKRSRCLLTMMLCCGLVTLILSWASLAVDTSAAVGTSDFCVAPDKFIMNLTRGDLRAEVVHYYLYCSQNLSNPFQQALTIYQRSLTTMQIQIQGLLQFAVPLFPTAEDYLDGLMGICYDGVEGLLYLALFSLLAATSFSTLICAMPRAWKHFADRDRDYDDIDEEDPFNPQARRIATHNPPRAQLRSFCSYSSSLGSQTSLHPPAQTISNAPVSEYMNQAALFGGNPRYENVPLIGRGSPPPTYSPSMRATYLSVNDEHIRPYGNEFPA; via the exons TCCCTGCTGTTCCTGGGCCTGGTGGCTGCCGTCTGCCTCGGCCTCAACCTGCTCTTCCTCACCATCTACCTGATCTGCCTGTGCGGCTGCAAACGAGGCGAGGAGTCGGAGACCAAGCGGCCCAACTCCTGCTGCGTCACCTGGACGGCTGTCGTGGCTGGCCTCGTCTGCTG TGCTGCAGTCGGCATCGGCTTCTATGGGAACAGCGAGACCAACGATGGGGTGTACCAGCTGATCTATGCCATCGACAACGCCAACCACACCCTCTCCGGGATTGACACACTG GTCTCAGGCACCACGGTGCAGATgaaggtggggctggagcagcacctgGCTCGGCTGAACGAGATCTTTGCCATGCGGGGCGACTACGTGCAGACCCTGAAGTTCCTGCAGCAAATGGCTGGCAACATCGTCCGGCAGCTCTCAGGGCTGCCGGTCTGGCAGCACGTGAGCGTTGACCTGACTGCTGTGGCCGGCCAGGTGGGCTACGTGGAGTATTACAG GTGGCTCTCCTACCTCCTGCTCTTCATCCTGGACTTGATCATCTGCCTCATCGCCTGCTTGGGGCTGGCCAAGCGTTCCAGGTGCCTCCTCACCAT GATGTTGTGCTGTGGGCTGGTGACGCTCATCCTCAGCTGGGCCTCCCTGGCTGTGGACACCTCtgcggctgtg GGCACCAGTGACTTCTGCGTCGCCCCGGACAAGTTCATCATGAACCTAACTCGGGGCGATCTCCGTGCAG AAGTGGTTCACTATTACCTGTACTGCAGCCAGAACCTGAGCAACCCCTTCCAGCAG GCCCTGACCATCTACCAGCGCTCGCTCACCACCATGCAGATTCAGATCCAGGGCCTGCTGCAGTTTGCGGTGCCCCTCTTCCCCACGGCCGAG GATTACCTGGATGGGCTGATGGGCATCTGCTACGATGGGGTGGAGGGCTTGCTCTATCTGGCGTTGTTCTCCCTGCTGGCCGCCACGTCCTTCTCCACGCTCATCTGTGCCATGCCGCGGGCCTGGAAGCACTTCGCCGACAG GGATCGGGATTACGACGACATTGACGAGGAAGATCCCTTCAACCCGCAGGCCCGTCGCATCGCCACCCACAACCCCCCCCGCGCACAGCTCCGCAGCTTCTGCAGTTACAGCAGCAGTCTGGGCAGCCAGACCAGCCTGCACCCACCGGCACAGACCATCTCCAATGCCCCAGTGTCTGAGTACAT GAACCAAGCTGCACTCTTTGGTGGAAACCCACGCTATGAAAATGTCCCGTTGATTGGAAGAGGCTCTCCTCCCCCTACG TACTCTCCCAGCATGCGAGCCACGTATCTTTCTGTCAACGATGAGCATATAAGACCTTACGGCAACGAATTCCCAGCCTAA